Proteins encoded in a region of the Isosphaeraceae bacterium EP7 genome:
- a CDS encoding DUF952 domain-containing protein, with product MTKRLRLLSLLAIALITPAPGHGAAADGEGWVSLFDGKTLDSWTVNGGKADYQVEDGSIVGTTVEGSPNTFLCKGDFKDFVLELEVKCDPRLNSGIQVRSHVYGKDAPDPEERRKAGVVFGPQCEVARKETGTAARFYDEGRRGKWLAEIKPEAKDAFADDGWNRYRIVVQGNRYRSWINGEPASDFTDDLDQSGFVGLQVHGIPKGEGPYQVRWRNIRIRELKPGEQVQTPGEVLRITTRPEWDKARAEGGYRGDTLATEGFIHLATPKQLSWVVETFYKGRTGLIVLRVDPAKLTSPLKWESPPDSEEKYPHLHGPLNLNAVVEVAPLKDLLSEGNRD from the coding sequence ATGACGAAGCGCCTGCGTCTCCTCTCGCTCCTCGCCATCGCCCTCATCACGCCGGCGCCCGGACACGGAGCGGCCGCCGATGGAGAGGGCTGGGTGTCGCTCTTCGACGGCAAGACGCTCGACTCCTGGACGGTCAATGGCGGCAAGGCGGATTATCAGGTCGAGGACGGTTCGATCGTCGGCACGACCGTGGAGGGGAGCCCGAACACATTTCTCTGCAAGGGCGACTTCAAGGATTTCGTGCTGGAGTTGGAGGTCAAGTGCGACCCCCGGCTGAACTCCGGCATCCAGGTTCGCAGCCACGTCTACGGCAAGGATGCCCCCGATCCCGAGGAGCGGCGGAAGGCGGGGGTGGTCTTCGGCCCGCAATGCGAGGTCGCCCGCAAAGAAACCGGCACGGCGGCTCGGTTCTACGACGAGGGTCGTCGGGGGAAGTGGTTGGCTGAGATCAAGCCCGAGGCGAAGGACGCCTTCGCCGACGACGGCTGGAACCGATACCGCATCGTCGTCCAGGGCAACCGCTACCGTTCCTGGATCAACGGGGAGCCCGCCTCCGACTTCACCGATGATCTGGATCAGTCCGGCTTCGTCGGCCTCCAGGTCCACGGCATCCCGAAGGGCGAGGGGCCGTACCAGGTCCGCTGGCGGAACATTCGCATCCGGGAGTTGAAGCCGGGGGAGCAGGTGCAGACGCCCGGCGAGGTCCTGCGCATCACGACTCGACCGGAGTGGGATAAAGCCCGGGCCGAGGGCGGGTACAGGGGCGATACGCTGGCGACCGAGGGATTCATTCACCTCGCGACACCGAAGCAATTGTCTTGGGTCGTCGAGACGTTCTACAAGGGGCGGACCGGGCTCATCGTCCTACGAGTCGACCCGGCGAAGCTGACCTCGCCGCTGAAGTGGGAGAGCCCCCCCGACTCCGAGGAAAAGTACCCGCACCTCCACGGCCCGCTCAACCTGAACGCGGTGGTCGAGGTTGCGCCGCTCAAGGACCTCCTGTCCGAGGGCAACCGAGATTGA
- a CDS encoding YezD family protein, with protein MHPTSPRLPLDFLFDDVAMRRSVPHPSSMVEVNMSEQLAISGRDEARVASRGPSRDVEIDRIRAAVKGIRFGEVRVIIQDGLVVQIERIEKERLR; from the coding sequence ATGCATCCGACATCGCCACGGTTGCCCCTTGATTTCCTGTTCGATGACGTGGCGATGCGCCGGTCCGTTCCTCATCCGTCGTCAATGGTCGAGGTAAACATGTCGGAACAACTCGCCATCTCCGGACGCGACGAGGCCAGAGTTGCGTCGCGTGGCCCGTCCCGCGACGTCGAAATCGATCGGATCCGCGCCGCCGTCAAGGGGATCCGCTTCGGCGAGGTCCGCGTGATCATTCAGGACGGTCTCGTCGTCCAGATCGAGCGGATCGAAAAAGAACGTCTTCGCTGA
- a CDS encoding DUF1501 domain-containing protein, translating into MSQPSNPGPIGGPITRRQALRSVSAGFGYLALADILGQSAPKMARAAEVASTVSTSPHLGPLAPRIPHFPAKAKRVIFLFMQGAVSQMDTFEYKAQLQKDDGKVGPGGGTLTGSKFKFKQHGQTGTWMSELYPNLATQVDKFCFVRGLHTDTPAHPEAVIQLHTGAALASLTRPSMGSWLMYGLGSENQDLPGYITINPSPNFGGATNYGSAFLPAHFQGTRISDSGYVPNLRATSANRIQRKQIDLVQAMNRELGATPGAPDQLDGIIESYELAFKMQGKVPELLDISKEPEHVREAYGVKDGPAGSFARQCLMARRLSEAGVRFVEICHPGWDQHTNLHQGLIRNCAATDQPTAALLADLDQRGMLDDTLVIFGSEFGRLPTAQGPDGRDHNITGYPMILAGAGVKKGFSYGATDEYGQAAVEGRMHMNDLHATLLALMGLDHERLTYRYAGRDFRLTDVAGQVVSEIFA; encoded by the coding sequence ATGTCCCAGCCGTCCAATCCAGGCCCGATCGGCGGCCCGATCACCCGCAGGCAGGCACTCCGCAGCGTCAGCGCCGGATTCGGCTATTTGGCCCTGGCTGACATCCTCGGCCAGTCGGCCCCGAAGATGGCGAGAGCCGCCGAGGTCGCCTCGACCGTCTCGACCTCGCCGCACCTCGGGCCGCTCGCCCCTCGCATCCCCCACTTCCCGGCGAAGGCCAAGCGGGTGATCTTCCTGTTCATGCAGGGCGCCGTCAGCCAGATGGACACGTTCGAGTACAAGGCGCAGCTCCAGAAGGACGACGGCAAGGTCGGGCCCGGCGGCGGCACGCTCACCGGCTCCAAGTTCAAGTTCAAGCAGCACGGCCAGACCGGCACCTGGATGTCCGAGCTGTATCCCAACCTGGCCACCCAGGTCGACAAGTTCTGCTTCGTCCGCGGCCTGCACACCGACACCCCGGCCCACCCCGAGGCCGTCATCCAGCTTCACACCGGCGCCGCGCTCGCCTCGCTGACGCGGCCGTCGATGGGCTCCTGGCTGATGTACGGGCTGGGTTCCGAGAACCAGGACCTGCCCGGCTACATCACCATCAACCCGTCGCCCAACTTCGGCGGCGCGACGAATTACGGCTCCGCGTTCCTGCCCGCCCATTTCCAGGGCACGCGCATCAGCGATTCGGGCTATGTGCCCAATCTCAGGGCCACCTCGGCTAACCGGATCCAGCGCAAGCAGATCGACCTCGTCCAGGCGATGAACCGCGAGCTGGGCGCCACCCCCGGCGCCCCCGACCAGCTCGACGGCATCATCGAGTCGTATGAGCTCGCCTTCAAGATGCAGGGCAAGGTGCCCGAGCTGCTCGACATCTCCAAGGAACCCGAGCACGTCCGCGAGGCCTACGGCGTGAAGGATGGCCCCGCCGGTAGCTTCGCCCGCCAGTGCCTCATGGCCCGCAGGCTCAGCGAGGCCGGCGTCCGGTTCGTCGAGATCTGCCACCCGGGCTGGGACCAGCACACCAACCTGCACCAAGGGCTCATCCGCAACTGCGCCGCCACCGACCAGCCGACCGCCGCGCTGCTGGCCGACCTCGACCAGCGCGGGATGCTCGACGACACGCTCGTCATCTTCGGCAGCGAGTTCGGCCGCCTCCCCACCGCGCAGGGGCCCGACGGCCGCGACCACAACATCACCGGCTACCCGATGATCCTCGCCGGCGCCGGCGTCAAGAAGGGCTTCTCCTACGGGGCCACCGACGAATATGGCCAGGCCGCCGTCGAGGGCCGCATGCACATGAACGACCTGCACGCGACTCTGCTCGCGCTGATGGGCCTCGATCACGAACGCCTGACCTACCGCTACGCTGGTCGAGACTTCCGCCTCACCGACGTCGCCGGCCAGGTCGTCAGTGAGATCTTCGCCTGA
- a CDS encoding helicase-associated domain-containing protein — protein sequence MQYNPANPLIVQGDRTVLLEVDNPLYAEARDALAPFAELEKSPEHIHTYRLTPLSLWNAAAAGMTDEAMIEALSTYSKFPLPPNLAVDLRELVGRYGRIRLERVDGQLQLVSTDLTLLEELARRKNVRDYLGERIDETRFAIDDAHRGIIKQALISVGYPAEDLAGYTEGASLAVALRDISRSGHAFQVRDYQRNAVAAFHAGGDVRGGSGVVVLPCGAGKTIVGIAALVALCKNTLVLTTSTTSVEQWRREILDKTDLDDASVATYTGESKAIAPVTLATYQIVTFRPKKDGEFPHFSLFSQRDWGLIIYDEVHLLPAPVFRITADIQARRRLGLTATLVREDNREEDVFSLIGPKKYDVPWRVLEQKGWIAEAHCHEIRLGLPDGTGRLEYAVAEWRDKFRIASENPVKDDIVEHLLKRHDGPDDRVLVIGQYIKQLRRISDRFEIPLITGQTGNAERELLYGQFRRGEIRRLVLSKVGNFAIDLPDANVMVQVSGTFGSRQEEAQRLGRILRPKGDAETASFYTLVTRDTREMDFAHHRQLFLTEQGYSYEIHDESDVADGANGHGDLGANGSGHGEVKSEGETEDRRVSLPE from the coding sequence ATGCAGTACAATCCCGCGAATCCGCTCATCGTGCAGGGCGACCGGACGGTCCTTCTGGAGGTCGACAATCCCCTCTACGCCGAGGCCCGCGACGCCCTCGCCCCGTTCGCCGAGCTAGAGAAGAGCCCCGAGCACATTCACACCTATCGGCTCACCCCGCTCTCGCTCTGGAACGCGGCGGCCGCGGGCATGACCGACGAGGCCATGATCGAGGCCCTCTCCACCTACAGCAAGTTCCCACTCCCCCCAAACCTCGCCGTCGACCTCCGCGAGCTGGTCGGCCGATACGGCCGGATCCGCCTGGAACGCGTCGACGGCCAGCTCCAGCTCGTCTCCACCGACCTGACCCTGCTCGAAGAGCTGGCCCGCCGCAAGAACGTGCGCGACTACCTGGGCGAGCGGATTGACGAGACTCGGTTCGCCATCGACGACGCCCACCGCGGCATTATCAAGCAGGCGCTCATCTCCGTCGGCTACCCGGCCGAGGACCTCGCCGGCTACACCGAGGGGGCCAGCCTGGCGGTCGCCCTGCGCGACATCAGCCGCTCAGGCCACGCCTTCCAGGTCCGCGACTACCAGCGTAACGCCGTGGCCGCCTTCCACGCCGGCGGCGACGTGCGCGGCGGGTCCGGCGTGGTCGTCCTCCCCTGCGGCGCCGGCAAGACCATCGTCGGCATCGCCGCCCTGGTGGCGCTCTGCAAGAACACGCTCGTCCTGACGACCAGCACCACTTCCGTCGAGCAGTGGCGGCGCGAGATCCTGGACAAGACCGACCTCGACGACGCCTCGGTGGCCACCTACACCGGCGAGAGCAAGGCCATCGCCCCGGTGACCCTGGCCACCTACCAGATCGTGACCTTCCGGCCCAAGAAGGACGGCGAGTTCCCCCACTTCTCGCTGTTCAGCCAGCGCGACTGGGGCTTGATCATCTATGACGAGGTGCACCTCCTGCCCGCCCCCGTCTTCCGGATCACCGCCGACATCCAGGCCCGCCGCCGACTCGGACTGACCGCGACCCTGGTGCGCGAAGACAACCGCGAAGAGGACGTCTTCAGCCTCATCGGTCCCAAGAAGTACGACGTTCCCTGGCGCGTGCTCGAGCAGAAGGGCTGGATCGCCGAGGCCCACTGCCACGAGATCCGACTCGGCCTGCCCGACGGGACCGGGCGCCTGGAATACGCCGTCGCCGAGTGGCGCGACAAGTTCCGGATCGCCAGCGAGAACCCGGTCAAGGACGACATCGTCGAGCACCTGCTGAAGCGCCACGACGGGCCCGACGATCGCGTCCTGGTCATCGGTCAGTACATCAAGCAGCTCAGGCGCATCTCCGACCGGTTCGAAATCCCGCTCATCACCGGTCAGACCGGCAACGCCGAGCGCGAGCTGCTCTATGGCCAGTTCCGCCGCGGCGAGATCCGCCGCCTGGTCCTGTCCAAGGTCGGCAACTTCGCCATCGACCTGCCCGATGCCAACGTCATGGTGCAGGTCTCCGGCACCTTCGGCAGTCGACAGGAAGAGGCCCAGCGCCTCGGCCGAATCCTCCGCCCTAAGGGCGATGCCGAGACCGCCTCGTTCTACACTCTCGTCACGCGAGACACTCGCGAGATGGATTTCGCCCATCACCGCCAGCTCTTCCTCACCGAGCAGGGTTACAGCTACGAGATCCACGACGAATCCGACGTCGCCGACGGGGCCAACGGCCACGGCGACCTCGGGGCGAATGGCAGCGGTCATGGCGAAGTCAAAAGCGAAGGAGAGACCGAGGACCGACGCGTCTCCCTCCCGGAATGA
- a CDS encoding DUF1559 domain-containing protein: MQTPARLGRPMLSSALASKPSAATHTHCRRGFTLIELLVVISIIAVLIALLLPAVQSAREAARRAQCTNNLKQIGLAMHNYHSAFDTFPPGALFGRRADLTTGNNRDFSAHVRLLGFSEQTALYNAANFSLAAFNDNAYGNWVNSTTTTTRLALMLCPSSPPPSWNHQGSGSLLNSLRAPGGNYFASLGSSMEFAGEQSGGPPNGIFEYVGNKGRTHGIAEVTDGTSNTIAFGEWRTGSGSSSIVTIPTDIVFIGTFPAGTKRNDGTLVMPKLADSFLQWISQCGAAAKDKTGTYGKSNTLGQNWSLGLVGYSMGNTLLGPNPKYPNCSVNGTGTLQSPGVFGLSSLHPGGANIVLADGSVRFLKDSVSLPTIWALGSRAGGEIVSADAW; the protein is encoded by the coding sequence ATGCAAACGCCTGCCCGCCTCGGACGGCCCATGCTGTCCTCCGCCCTCGCCAGCAAACCCTCGGCTGCGACTCACACCCACTGCCGACGCGGCTTCACGCTCATCGAGCTTTTGGTGGTCATCTCGATCATCGCCGTGCTCATTGCCCTCTTGCTCCCCGCCGTGCAGAGCGCCCGCGAGGCGGCCAGGCGTGCCCAGTGCACGAACAACCTGAAGCAGATCGGGCTGGCGATGCACAACTATCACAGTGCATTCGACACGTTCCCCCCCGGTGCCCTGTTCGGCCGCAGGGCCGACCTGACAACGGGCAACAACCGCGACTTCTCGGCCCACGTCCGCCTGCTGGGCTTCTCCGAGCAGACGGCCTTGTACAACGCGGCCAACTTCTCGCTGGCCGCGTTCAACGACAACGCCTACGGCAACTGGGTCAATTCGACGACCACCACGACCCGGCTGGCCCTGATGCTCTGCCCTTCGTCGCCCCCGCCGTCGTGGAATCACCAGGGCTCCGGCTCGTTGTTGAACAGCTTGCGTGCCCCGGGCGGAAATTACTTCGCCTCGCTCGGCTCGTCGATGGAATTCGCCGGCGAGCAGAGCGGCGGCCCGCCCAATGGCATCTTCGAGTATGTCGGGAACAAAGGCCGGACCCACGGCATCGCCGAGGTGACCGACGGCACCAGCAATACCATCGCGTTCGGCGAGTGGCGCACCGGCAGCGGCAGCTCCAGCATCGTCACCATCCCGACCGACATCGTCTTCATTGGCACCTTCCCGGCCGGCACGAAGCGCAACGACGGCACGTTGGTCATGCCCAAGCTCGCGGACTCGTTCCTCCAGTGGATCTCGCAGTGCGGTGCCGCGGCGAAGGACAAGACGGGCACCTACGGCAAGTCCAATACACTCGGCCAGAACTGGTCGCTGGGCCTCGTCGGCTACTCGATGGGCAATACCCTTCTGGGTCCGAATCCCAAGTATCCCAACTGCTCGGTCAATGGCACGGGCACGCTTCAGAGCCCGGGCGTCTTTGGCCTTTCCAGCCTCCACCCAGGCGGGGCCAATATCGTGCTGGCCGACGGCTCGGTCCGGTTCCTCAAGGACTCGGTCAGCCTCCCCACGATCTGGGCACTCGGCTCTCGCGCCGGCGGCGAGATCGTCTCCGCCGACGCCTGGTGA
- a CDS encoding DUF417 family protein encodes MSIVERLLETAARADRAGITVTRIGLVVVLVWIGGLKIFNYEGEGIVPFVANSPFMSFFYRQPAGEYKSHMNREGALVPANQAWHQQNGTYLFAYGLGSVIVAYGIMIAVHPWLPGVSALGSFLVAVMSVVTLSFLITTPECWVPDLGTSEHGFPLLTGAGRLVVKDAIMMGAALVTMADSAKAALRKRAASRPASPSQDLGYVGV; translated from the coding sequence ATGAGCATCGTCGAGAGGCTGTTGGAGACGGCTGCGCGGGCGGACCGGGCGGGCATCACGGTCACACGGATCGGGCTCGTGGTGGTACTGGTCTGGATCGGCGGCCTCAAGATCTTCAACTACGAGGGCGAGGGGATCGTGCCGTTCGTGGCCAATAGCCCGTTCATGAGCTTCTTCTATCGGCAGCCCGCCGGGGAATACAAGTCGCACATGAACCGCGAGGGCGCCCTGGTGCCCGCCAACCAGGCCTGGCATCAGCAAAACGGGACCTACCTCTTCGCCTATGGGCTCGGGTCCGTGATCGTCGCTTATGGGATCATGATCGCGGTGCACCCGTGGCTCCCGGGGGTGTCGGCCCTGGGGAGCTTCCTTGTGGCGGTCATGTCGGTCGTGACCCTGTCGTTCCTTATCACGACGCCTGAGTGCTGGGTTCCCGACCTCGGCACCTCCGAGCACGGCTTCCCGCTGCTCACGGGCGCGGGCCGGCTCGTGGTCAAGGACGCGATCATGATGGGGGCGGCGCTGGTCACCATGGCCGATTCGGCCAAGGCCGCCTTGCGCAAGCGGGCCGCCTCGCGTCCGGCGAGTCCTTCCCAGGATCTGGGCTACGTCGGCGTCTGA
- a CDS encoding PSD1 and planctomycete cytochrome C domain-containing protein, with product MTLRPRWKLLAPAWLALGACAATAAEPAKAPDPASVEFFEKKIRPILVSNCYTCHSADTNSKGGLRVDDRNGLVDGGNSGPAVLPGNPEESLLLQAVLHEDGAPKMPPKSKLTEQELADLTQWIKDGAAWPEVPVAAVSATISKPNEKYNELKKNHWAWQPLKPPAQAPAVVDGSWPVDTIDRFILARLEKDGLAPVGDADKATLLRRLSFDLGGLPPTPDELAAFVADASPNAYEKAVDRLLASPAFGERWGRHWLDVARYAESSGASRNLPFPHAWRYRDYVIDALNKDKPYDRFLREQVAGDLLPANNDAERSENLVATGFLALGVKDVNQRFKVRYVMDNIDEQIDTVTRAVLGVTASCARCHDHKFDPVPQKDYYALAGIFKSTDLCAGLRNKMGGGGLDYYDTAMLIVDQKGGVKVDTVALEKKVVEAKKAHAEAKKAFEILRDDPKGAEPGPDGRPKRQVARQKMNRAQAAIVALSDPVATGAKVIQGVRDAKAVGDTELRIRGEAEKLGPAVPRGFLTLLELPDQAPVNPAQSGRLELANWLASPANPLTSRVMANRVWQHLIGRGIVSSVDNFGVKGDVPTHPELLDHLADRFIQGKWSVKSLVRTVVLTRTYRLSAEASSTNEAIDPANRLVWRHAPRRLDAEEIRDATLAASGALAASRPDGSFGATFKVSELRNNGPEARKLQDQARGSLHRSVYLPLLRGLTPTSLDVFDFAEQGMVTGSRSTTTVAPQALYLLNDPFVRKNSVAFAETLLARADLDDDARIRDVYLKTLGRAPSAAESDRAKGYLAEFEQAAAAEPEPQPQPTPEVKPAKPVVVAKAEDAAGAKAKPTPIIDPDQLVPEEAPVVEEIIKAKSPKAAALASFCQALFGSAEFRYIK from the coding sequence ATGACACTCCGCCCGCGATGGAAACTTCTCGCCCCCGCATGGCTCGCCCTGGGCGCCTGCGCGGCGACCGCCGCCGAACCCGCCAAGGCCCCCGATCCGGCCTCCGTCGAGTTCTTCGAGAAGAAGATCCGGCCGATCCTCGTCTCCAACTGCTACACCTGCCACTCGGCCGACACCAATTCCAAGGGGGGCCTGCGTGTCGACGACCGCAACGGCCTGGTCGACGGCGGCAACAGCGGCCCGGCCGTCCTCCCCGGCAACCCCGAGGAAAGCCTGCTGCTCCAGGCCGTCCTGCACGAGGACGGCGCCCCCAAGATGCCGCCCAAGAGCAAGCTGACCGAACAGGAGCTTGCCGACCTGACCCAGTGGATCAAGGACGGAGCTGCCTGGCCCGAAGTTCCCGTCGCCGCCGTCTCGGCGACCATATCCAAGCCCAATGAAAAGTATAACGAACTGAAGAAGAACCACTGGGCCTGGCAGCCCTTGAAACCTCCGGCGCAGGCACCTGCCGTGGTCGACGGCTCGTGGCCCGTCGATACCATCGACAGGTTCATCCTCGCCAGGCTCGAGAAGGACGGTCTGGCACCGGTGGGCGACGCCGACAAGGCGACTCTCCTCCGTCGGCTCAGCTTCGACCTCGGTGGCCTGCCGCCGACCCCCGACGAGCTCGCCGCGTTCGTCGCCGATGCGTCGCCCAACGCCTATGAGAAGGCCGTCGATCGGCTGCTCGCCTCGCCCGCCTTCGGCGAGCGCTGGGGCCGGCACTGGCTTGACGTCGCACGCTATGCCGAGTCATCGGGCGCCTCGCGGAACCTGCCGTTCCCGCACGCCTGGCGCTATCGAGACTACGTGATCGACGCCCTGAACAAGGACAAGCCCTACGACCGCTTCCTCCGCGAGCAGGTTGCCGGCGACCTCCTCCCGGCGAACAACGACGCGGAGCGATCTGAGAACCTGGTGGCAACCGGCTTCCTCGCCCTGGGGGTGAAGGACGTCAACCAGCGCTTCAAGGTCCGCTACGTGATGGACAACATCGACGAGCAGATCGACACCGTCACCCGCGCCGTGCTGGGCGTCACCGCCAGCTGCGCCCGCTGCCACGACCACAAGTTCGACCCCGTCCCGCAAAAGGACTACTACGCACTGGCCGGCATCTTCAAGAGCACCGACCTCTGCGCCGGGCTGCGTAACAAGATGGGCGGCGGTGGGCTCGACTACTACGACACCGCCATGCTCATCGTCGACCAGAAGGGCGGGGTCAAGGTTGATACCGTCGCACTCGAAAAGAAGGTCGTCGAGGCCAAGAAGGCGCACGCTGAGGCCAAGAAGGCCTTCGAGATCCTCCGCGATGATCCCAAGGGTGCCGAGCCCGGCCCCGATGGCCGGCCCAAGCGGCAGGTCGCCCGCCAGAAGATGAACCGGGCCCAGGCCGCCATCGTCGCCCTGAGCGACCCAGTCGCCACCGGTGCCAAGGTCATCCAGGGCGTCCGCGACGCCAAGGCCGTCGGCGACACCGAGCTGCGTATTCGCGGCGAGGCCGAGAAGCTCGGCCCGGCCGTCCCCCGAGGCTTCCTCACCCTGCTCGAGCTGCCCGACCAGGCCCCCGTGAACCCCGCCCAGAGCGGCCGGCTGGAGCTGGCCAACTGGCTCGCCTCGCCCGCCAACCCGCTCACGTCCAGGGTCATGGCCAACCGCGTCTGGCAGCACCTGATCGGCCGAGGGATCGTCTCCAGCGTCGATAACTTCGGCGTGAAGGGCGACGTCCCCACCCACCCCGAGCTGCTCGACCACCTGGCCGATCGCTTCATCCAGGGGAAATGGTCGGTCAAGTCACTCGTCCGCACCGTCGTCCTGACTCGCACCTATCGGCTCAGCGCCGAGGCCAGTTCGACCAACGAGGCGATTGACCCCGCCAACCGGCTCGTCTGGCGGCACGCCCCCCGGCGGCTCGACGCCGAGGAGATTCGCGACGCGACCCTGGCCGCCTCCGGTGCACTCGCGGCCAGCCGGCCCGACGGCTCGTTTGGCGCGACCTTCAAGGTCTCCGAGCTGCGTAACAACGGCCCCGAGGCCCGCAAGCTCCAGGACCAGGCTCGCGGCAGCCTGCACCGCAGCGTCTACCTTCCTTTGCTCCGTGGCCTGACGCCGACCTCGCTGGACGTCTTCGACTTCGCCGAGCAGGGGATGGTCACCGGCAGCCGGTCGACCACCACCGTCGCTCCCCAGGCGCTCTACCTGCTCAACGACCCATTCGTGCGTAAAAACTCGGTCGCCTTCGCCGAGACCCTGCTGGCCAGGGCCGACCTCGACGACGACGCCAGGATCCGCGACGTCTACCTGAAGACGCTCGGCCGGGCCCCGTCCGCCGCCGAGTCCGACCGGGCCAAGGGGTACCTCGCCGAGTTCGAACAGGCCGCCGCGGCCGAGCCCGAACCTCAGCCCCAGCCCACCCCCGAGGTGAAGCCGGCCAAGCCTGTCGTCGTCGCCAAGGCGGAGGATGCCGCCGGGGCCAAGGCCAAGCCGACTCCGATCATCGACCCCGACCAGCTCGTGCCCGAGGAGGCACCCGTCGTCGAGGAGATCATCAAGGCCAAGTCCCCCAAGGCCGCCGCTCTGGCAAGCTTCTGCCAGGCCCTCTTCGGCTCGGCCGAGTTCCGCTACATCAAGTAA
- the ilvA gene encoding threonine ammonia-lyase, biosynthetic — METWLLDYLQRILTARVYDVAVETPLELARKLSDRLGNRAWLKREDTQPVFSFKLRGAYNKMARLSPAELDCGVICASAGNHAQGVALSAKRLGCRAVIVMPQTTPRLKSDAVRSLGGEVVLHGDSYSDAYLHARQLQERHGYTFVHPFDDPDVIAGQGTVGMEVLRQHQRPIHAVFVAIGGGGLISGVAAYIKAVRPEIKVIGVQMTDSDAMIRSVKAGERITLQDVGLFSDGTAVKQVGEETFRLTRALVDEFIVVDTDAVCAAIKDVFEDTRSILEPAGAMGVAAMKQYVAANGLRDESLVAITCGANMNFDRLRFVAERAEVGEEREALFAVTIPEERGSFRRLCEIIGGRNLTEFSYRISDEREAHVFVGLATSNRSEATEILRAFAEHRFAAIDLVGDELSKEHIRYMVGGRSRLAHDERLYRFQFPERPGALMRFLSSMHPDWNISLFHYRNQGADYGRILVGIQVSSDENADFRAFLETLAYPYVEETENPVYRIFLR, encoded by the coding sequence ATGGAAACCTGGCTGCTGGACTATCTCCAGAGGATCCTGACCGCTCGCGTTTACGATGTCGCGGTGGAAACACCCCTTGAGCTTGCGAGAAAGCTCTCGGACCGGCTCGGGAATCGGGCGTGGCTGAAGCGCGAGGATACCCAGCCGGTCTTCAGCTTCAAGCTCCGCGGGGCCTACAACAAGATGGCCCGCCTCTCGCCCGCGGAACTGGACTGTGGGGTCATCTGCGCATCGGCGGGCAATCACGCCCAGGGCGTCGCCCTCAGCGCAAAACGGCTCGGATGCCGTGCCGTCATTGTCATGCCCCAGACGACGCCCCGGTTGAAGTCCGACGCCGTGCGCTCGCTCGGGGGCGAGGTGGTGCTGCACGGCGACAGCTACTCGGACGCCTATCTCCACGCCCGGCAGCTACAGGAGCGGCACGGATATACATTCGTGCATCCGTTCGACGACCCGGACGTCATCGCCGGCCAGGGGACCGTCGGCATGGAGGTCCTACGCCAGCACCAGCGACCGATCCACGCCGTATTCGTTGCCATCGGCGGCGGAGGCCTCATCTCGGGCGTCGCCGCTTACATCAAGGCCGTGAGGCCGGAGATCAAGGTCATCGGGGTGCAGATGACCGATTCGGACGCGATGATCCGCTCCGTGAAGGCCGGAGAACGCATCACGCTCCAGGATGTCGGCCTGTTCTCCGACGGGACGGCCGTGAAGCAGGTGGGCGAGGAGACGTTCCGCCTGACTCGCGCCCTGGTCGATGAGTTCATCGTCGTCGACACCGATGCGGTTTGCGCCGCGATCAAGGACGTCTTCGAGGACACGAGGAGCATCCTCGAACCGGCAGGGGCGATGGGTGTCGCGGCAATGAAGCAGTACGTCGCGGCGAACGGGCTGAGAGACGAATCGCTGGTGGCGATCACCTGCGGTGCCAACATGAACTTCGATCGGCTCCGCTTCGTCGCCGAGCGTGCCGAGGTCGGCGAGGAGCGCGAGGCCCTGTTCGCGGTCACAATTCCCGAGGAGCGGGGGAGCTTCCGGCGGCTTTGCGAGATCATCGGCGGTCGCAATCTGACGGAGTTCAGCTACCGGATCTCGGACGAGCGGGAGGCACACGTGTTCGTCGGCCTCGCGACGAGTAACCGATCGGAAGCCACCGAAATCCTCCGCGCGTTCGCCGAGCACCGTTTCGCCGCGATAGACCTCGTCGGCGACGAACTCTCGAAGGAGCATATCCGATACATGGTCGGCGGACGAAGCCGTCTCGCCCATGACGAGCGGCTCTACCGCTTCCAGTTCCCGGAACGGCCGGGCGCCCTGATGCGGTTCTTGTCGAGCATGCACCCGGATTGGAACATCAGCCTGTTCCACTATCGCAACCAAGGCGCGGATTACGGACGCATCCTGGTCGGAATCCAGGTCTCATCCGACGAGAACGCCGACTTCCGAGCGTTTCTAGAGACCCTGGCCTATCCCTACGTCGAGGAAACGGAGAACCCCGTCTATCGCATCTTCCTTCGATGA